In Streptomyces sp. NBC_00704, a genomic segment contains:
- a CDS encoding ubiquitin-like domain-containing protein, whose translation MSNSQHLEYEPYGGGGPYVDLHNAETVAYGVYAAPGTYDDTYRPAYEAYEPPQPPPPPPPRVPHPAAPGPYEPGPAYDPHGPDALHGPDAPHGPPGPYDPCAARPRPPETLQLPAPPHFPAAESGRAGRRRRARSAERPESAMRRLLPQALVVAFLAGGTTAFVAEDRAVELTVDGKPRTLHTFADDVGELLAEEGVNVGAHDMVAPAPGTPLTSGDEIAVHYGRPVRLTLDGRRHEMWTTAHTVEEALRQLGVRAEGAYMSVSRSQPIGRAGLALDVRTERSVTVMADGRARTVRTNAATVGEAVRAAGITLRGQDTTSVDPGSFPRDGQTVTVLRITGSQEVREEQIPFPVRRTEDPSLFRGTEVVERTGQPGLRRITYALRTVNGVRQRPRRIRDEVVRAPRAQVVKVGTKPRPTSVQGADGLNWQSLAACESGGRPNAVDPSGNYGGLYQFDDRTWHSLGGSGRPQDAPAAEQTFRAKKLYVRRGAGPWPHCGARLHG comes from the coding sequence GTGAGCAACTCGCAGCACCTCGAGTACGAGCCCTACGGCGGTGGCGGGCCGTACGTCGACCTGCACAACGCGGAGACCGTCGCGTACGGCGTGTACGCGGCCCCCGGGACCTACGACGACACCTACCGGCCCGCGTACGAGGCTTACGAACCGCCCCAGCCGCCCCCGCCGCCCCCGCCGCGCGTGCCCCACCCGGCGGCGCCCGGCCCCTACGAGCCCGGCCCGGCGTACGACCCGCACGGACCGGACGCCCTCCACGGACCGGACGCCCCCCACGGTCCTCCCGGCCCGTACGACCCCTGCGCGGCACGGCCCAGGCCGCCCGAGACGCTCCAGCTCCCCGCGCCGCCGCACTTCCCGGCCGCCGAGTCCGGGCGGGCCGGGCGCCGGCGCAGGGCGCGGTCCGCCGAGCGCCCGGAGTCCGCGATGCGCCGGCTGCTCCCGCAGGCGCTGGTCGTCGCGTTCCTGGCGGGCGGCACCACGGCCTTCGTCGCCGAGGACAGGGCGGTCGAGCTGACCGTCGACGGCAAGCCGCGCACCCTGCACACCTTCGCCGACGACGTCGGCGAACTCCTCGCGGAGGAGGGCGTGAACGTGGGCGCGCACGACATGGTGGCGCCCGCCCCCGGCACGCCCCTCACCAGCGGCGACGAGATCGCCGTCCACTACGGACGTCCCGTCCGGCTCACCCTGGACGGCCGGCGCCACGAGATGTGGACGACCGCGCACACCGTGGAGGAGGCGCTGCGCCAGCTCGGCGTGCGGGCCGAGGGCGCGTACATGTCCGTCTCGCGCTCGCAGCCCATCGGACGCGCCGGGCTCGCGCTGGACGTGCGCACCGAGCGCTCGGTCACGGTCATGGCGGACGGCCGCGCCCGCACCGTGCGCACCAACGCCGCCACCGTGGGCGAGGCGGTCCGGGCGGCCGGGATCACCCTGCGCGGGCAGGACACCACCTCCGTCGACCCCGGCAGCTTCCCGCGCGACGGGCAGACCGTCACCGTGCTGCGGATCACCGGCTCCCAGGAGGTGCGCGAGGAGCAGATCCCGTTCCCGGTGCGGCGCACCGAGGACCCCTCGCTGTTCAGGGGCACCGAGGTGGTGGAGCGGACCGGACAGCCCGGCCTGCGCCGCATCACCTACGCCCTGCGCACCGTCAACGGGGTGCGGCAGCGGCCGCGGCGGATCCGCGACGAGGTCGTGCGGGCGCCGCGCGCCCAGGTGGTCAAGGTCGGCACCAAGCCGCGGCCGACGTCCGTGCAGGGGGCCGACGGCCTGAACTGGCAGTCGCTGGCCGCCTGCGAGTCGGGCGGCCGGCCGAACGCCGTCGACCCCTCGGGCAACTACGGCGGGCTGTACCAGTTCGACGACCGCACCTGGCACAGCCTCGGCGGGAGCGGACGGCCGCAGGACGCGCCCGCGGCGGAGCAGACGTTCCGCGCGAAGAAGCTGTACGTGCGCCGCGGGGCCGGCCCGTGGCCGCACTGCGGGGCGCGCCTGCACGGGTGA